One window from the genome of Pseudanabaena yagii GIHE-NHR1 encodes:
- a CDS encoding B12-binding domain-containing radical SAM protein has product MRSIAEPLNQSYFQSEYLLFEPATPDRDAVNIVFAFPSTYTVGITSLGYQGVWANLATRSQVNVRRWFTDAHEDLPRQIEILGFSFSWELDYVNILTALQKFDIPIDTCDRTDEHPLVFGGGPVLTANPEPFAAWFDIVLLGDGEELIGNFLNAYQEVRHASREVKLRHLAKLEGIYVPQLYEVTYESEDGAISSIQPIDSDIPAIIHKQTYKGNTLSASTVVTEKAAWESIFMVEVVRSCPEMCRFCLASYLTLPFRTANLETSLIPALAKGLTVTKRLGLLGASITQHPEFDALLDYLAQPQFDDVRLSLASVRTNTLTEKLARILSSRDSRSVTIAIESGSERLREIINKKLHNNEIKQAAINAQAGGLKSLKLYGMAGVPMENDDDIEQTIEMLLSLRKIAPKLKITFGCSTFVPKSHTPWQWQGVSTTAEKKMQYFRKKLLPKGIDFRPESYKDSIVQALISRGDRRLTKLLRLACSYSDGDVPSDGSYKRAFKELRGQLPPLSWYVHENWDIQQVLPWQHLRSALPVETLIKHREASFLKQETF; this is encoded by the coding sequence ATGCGCTCTATTGCCGAACCCTTGAATCAATCTTATTTCCAGTCCGAATATTTACTCTTTGAACCAGCTACACCTGATCGCGATGCGGTGAATATTGTTTTTGCTTTTCCTAGCACCTACACTGTAGGGATTACGAGCTTGGGCTATCAAGGGGTTTGGGCAAATTTAGCCACACGATCGCAAGTTAATGTTCGGCGCTGGTTTACTGATGCCCATGAGGACTTACCGCGTCAGATTGAGATTTTGGGTTTCTCTTTTTCATGGGAATTGGATTATGTCAACATTCTTACTGCATTACAGAAGTTTGATATACCCATTGATACTTGCGATCGCACCGATGAACATCCCTTAGTATTCGGTGGTGGACCAGTTTTAACCGCCAATCCTGAACCATTTGCCGCATGGTTTGATATTGTCTTGCTCGGTGATGGCGAAGAATTAATTGGGAACTTCCTCAATGCTTATCAAGAAGTCCGTCATGCTAGTCGAGAAGTGAAATTGCGTCATTTAGCTAAACTAGAAGGAATTTATGTACCGCAACTCTACGAAGTAACCTATGAATCTGAGGATGGAGCGATCTCCTCAATTCAACCCATAGATTCTGATATTCCCGCAATCATCCATAAGCAAACCTATAAAGGAAATACTCTTTCAGCTTCCACTGTTGTTACCGAAAAAGCAGCTTGGGAGAGTATTTTTATGGTGGAAGTGGTAAGGAGTTGCCCAGAAATGTGTCGTTTCTGTTTAGCAAGTTACCTCACGCTTCCGTTTCGGACTGCCAATTTGGAAACCAGCTTAATTCCTGCGCTCGCCAAAGGATTAACTGTCACTAAACGTTTAGGGCTTCTTGGCGCATCAATTACTCAACATCCTGAGTTTGATGCTTTATTGGATTATCTTGCACAGCCACAATTTGATGATGTCCGTCTCAGCCTTGCCTCCGTTCGCACTAATACACTAACAGAAAAATTAGCGCGAATTCTCTCTAGCCGTGATAGTCGCTCTGTGACCATTGCGATCGAAAGTGGTTCTGAACGATTGCGAGAAATAATTAATAAGAAGTTGCACAATAATGAAATCAAACAAGCCGCGATCAATGCTCAGGCTGGGGGATTAAAGTCACTAAAGCTTTACGGTATGGCAGGTGTTCCGATGGAAAATGATGATGATATTGAGCAGACGATTGAGATGCTGCTTTCTCTTCGTAAAATTGCTCCAAAGCTCAAAATCACCTTTGGCTGTAGTACCTTTGTTCCTAAGTCTCATACCCCTTGGCAATGGCAGGGGGTTAGCACTACCGCCGAAAAGAAAATGCAGTATTTCCGTAAGAAACTTTTACCGAAAGGGATTGATTTTCGTCCTGAAAGTTACAAAGATTCAATTGTGCAAGCGCTGATTTCTAGAGGCGATCGCCGCTTGACCAAATTATTGCGCTTAGCTTGTAGCTATAGCGATGGTGATGTCCCTAGTGATGGTTCTTATAAACGTGCCTTTAAGGAATTGCGAGGACAGTTACCACCTTTATCTTGGTATGTCCATGAGAATTGGGATATTCAACAAGTTCTACCTTGGCAACATTTGCGGAGTGCTTTGCCCGTAGAGACATTGATTAAACATCGTGAAGCATCTTTTCTAAAGCAAGAAACCTTTTGA
- a CDS encoding DegT/DnrJ/EryC1/StrS family aminotransferase has product MNKIPPFDVSQQYQQIGDRLNQAALAVLASGQYIGGQTVSQFESEFASYIGSKHGIACNSGTDALYLAMRALDVGEGDEVITSPFTFFASAETISMAGAKPVFVDIEAHSFNLNLDLLEAAITERTKAIMPVHLFGRPVDMPKLMAIAKKHNLYVIEDCAQATGAISNGEKVGNIGDVGCFSFYPTKNLGGCGDGGMMTTNNAEIDKKLRILREHGSPQRYYHEYIGMNSRLDSLQAALLQVKLPYLDKWNAQRREISDRYTQLLKEANIPNLVTPHHCPGSVWNQYTICIGDGKRNDIQAKLREQDIITMIYYPLPLHLQSVYKDLGYTKGTFPVTEDICDRVLSLPMFPELSEEQQDRVVITLKGLI; this is encoded by the coding sequence GTGAACAAAATCCCTCCCTTTGATGTATCGCAGCAGTATCAACAAATTGGCGATCGCTTAAATCAGGCAGCTTTAGCTGTACTCGCATCGGGGCAATATATTGGCGGACAAACTGTAAGTCAGTTTGAGAGTGAGTTTGCTAGTTATATTGGCTCAAAGCATGGCATCGCTTGTAATTCAGGTACAGATGCCTTGTATTTAGCAATGCGAGCTTTAGATGTAGGGGAGGGTGATGAAGTAATCACTTCACCATTTACGTTTTTTGCCAGTGCTGAGACGATCAGTATGGCAGGGGCAAAGCCTGTATTTGTTGATATTGAAGCCCATAGCTTTAACCTAAATCTAGATCTACTAGAGGCTGCAATTACTGAGCGCACCAAGGCAATCATGCCTGTACACCTGTTTGGTCGTCCTGTGGATATGCCAAAGCTGATGGCGATCGCTAAAAAACATAATCTTTATGTGATTGAAGACTGCGCTCAAGCGACAGGAGCAATCTCTAATGGGGAAAAGGTGGGAAATATCGGGGATGTAGGTTGTTTTAGCTTTTACCCCACCAAAAATTTGGGAGGTTGTGGGGATGGTGGCATGATGACTACCAATAATGCAGAAATTGATAAAAAGCTGAGAATTTTGCGTGAACATGGTAGTCCCCAACGCTATTATCATGAATATATTGGGATGAATTCACGCCTTGATTCACTGCAAGCTGCACTCTTGCAGGTGAAGTTGCCCTATCTAGATAAGTGGAATGCTCAACGACGGGAAATTAGCGATCGCTATACACAACTGCTCAAGGAAGCTAATATCCCTAATCTCGTGACTCCTCATCATTGTCCGGGAAGTGTCTGGAATCAGTACACGATATGCATTGGTGATGGTAAGCGTAATGATATTCAAGCTAAGTTGCGCGAGCAAGATATTATCACGATGATCTATTATCCTTTGCCTCTACATTTGCAATCTGTTTACAAGGACTTAGGCTATACAAAAGGTACTTTCCCAGTTACTGAAGATATTTGCGATCGCGTTTTATCCTTGCCAATGTTTCCTGAATTGAGCGAAGAACAGCAAGATCGAGTTGTTATTACTTTAAAAGGCTTAATCTAA
- a CDS encoding glycosyltransferase family 2 protein, translating into MISVITPVYNSEQFIEGCIQNVIEQECNQVEHIIIDGNSTDRTVEIIKKYANQYQHLKWISEPDQGQSDAMNKGISMANGSIISFLNVDDYYSPNVLNRVLEVFTSLLEPSLLVGNCNVWNEKGEIIEVNKPHRLSLFDLLTVQFPNNFQVQMPTNPSAYFYHTSLHQKIGLYNTQEHYALDIDFLLRAVQVATTIYLDEDFGNYRFIPGTKTFQDAQNNQRWQRFVNLLKSYEKDLSGMLRIKFYALGTYIKIKHRLWLLKRSFMAVVSNIMTKNKPQ; encoded by the coding sequence ATGATTAGTGTGATTACCCCTGTATACAATAGTGAACAATTTATTGAAGGTTGCATCCAAAATGTGATCGAACAAGAGTGCAATCAAGTTGAGCACATAATTATCGATGGTAATTCTACAGATAGAACCGTAGAAATCATCAAGAAATACGCTAACCAATATCAACATCTTAAATGGATTTCTGAGCCAGACCAAGGTCAATCGGATGCCATGAATAAAGGAATCTCTATGGCAAATGGTTCCATAATCTCATTTTTAAATGTAGACGATTATTATAGTCCCAATGTCTTAAATAGGGTTTTAGAAGTATTTACTTCTCTTCTAGAACCAAGCTTGTTAGTTGGTAATTGCAATGTATGGAATGAGAAGGGAGAGATTATCGAAGTTAATAAACCCCATCGATTAAGTTTATTTGATCTCTTAACAGTACAATTTCCCAATAACTTTCAAGTTCAAATGCCAACTAATCCATCGGCGTATTTTTATCATACTTCTCTACATCAAAAAATTGGGTTGTACAATACTCAAGAACATTACGCTTTGGATATCGACTTTCTATTGCGGGCTGTTCAAGTTGCTACAACAATATATTTAGATGAAGACTTTGGTAATTATCGATTTATTCCTGGTACTAAAACATTTCAAGATGCCCAAAATAATCAAAGATGGCAAAGGTTTGTTAATTTATTAAAGTCCTATGAAAAAGATTTATCGGGTATGCTCCGAATTAAGTTTTATGCTTTAGGGACATACATAAAGATTAAGCATCGTTTGTGGCTATTGAAGAGGTCTTTTATGGCTGTAGTCAGTAATATTATGACAAAAAACAAACCCCAGTAA
- a CDS encoding P-type ATPase codes for MTKFDFLSDTHKSWHHMDVEQVLTSLESAVEGLSYVNARQRLRYLGANKLPRSRPISKVLLQPLLDPLTYLLLIAAIYLQWNGAEGWALILVGVLHGLIGIGISLWAMKTREKVSRDRPQRHQNDLSNSVIVLRDQEEMEIPSRDLVLGDVLILREGDRPNVDIRLLEVSEDFLVNQTNLGGEAICPKQLLSFEENTPPLEQGNMVYAGTEISSGTAKGVVIATGRFTYEQISLIKERSFSAVHVELRQLRQVWLCLLGLVTLIAIAFAWQRGIVINAMTAAALIVSTYPQNLLRIATQVQLLGMRDLAKQRIWARFPSVLDGLARVTTIVPILESDVVLSFDNLRRAGIEWRGLLRTSEEDAQAFSEVIGIDIHSYFDAPQEKIRQWQGDPPKTRDAVAVIGSDIEDIPLLRLADVGICDRTCRKELQDSSGLILPKEDFHYLPIAILEGRAIFDRLQRTALLTASSSFTLAVLTLMDTAAGFSIPPLQLIWVGAIATPIVAFPLVLEPTHESLLFQPARRFQTMLRPSNYLRILLAVSATITAIAVVFWLKYQGQAAMFSQARSMAFITLAFSPVFHACAIARHSILSNLPLLLGISFVAVCQVMFVQLPWFGDMMSTVPLSGVEWAIAILSATAVFWVQELIKTG; via the coding sequence ATGACAAAATTTGACTTTCTATCGGATACTCACAAATCTTGGCATCACATGGATGTGGAGCAGGTATTGACATCGTTGGAGTCGGCGGTAGAAGGTTTATCCTATGTCAATGCAAGGCAAAGATTGCGGTATCTGGGGGCAAATAAACTACCGCGATCGCGTCCAATTAGCAAAGTCCTATTACAACCTTTGCTTGATCCCTTGACCTATCTGCTATTGATTGCGGCTATTTATCTGCAATGGAATGGAGCTGAAGGATGGGCTTTAATTTTAGTGGGAGTCTTGCATGGATTAATTGGCATTGGGATCTCTTTGTGGGCAATGAAAACGCGCGAGAAAGTGAGCCGAGATCGTCCTCAACGCCATCAAAATGATCTGTCTAATTCAGTGATTGTTCTACGCGATCAAGAAGAGATGGAAATACCATCGAGGGATTTGGTACTTGGCGATGTTCTGATCCTAAGGGAAGGCGATCGCCCAAATGTGGATATCCGTCTACTGGAAGTGTCAGAGGATTTTCTCGTTAATCAAACTAATTTAGGAGGTGAAGCAATTTGTCCTAAGCAATTGCTCTCCTTTGAAGAAAATACGCCACCACTTGAACAGGGAAATATGGTTTATGCGGGAACGGAAATTTCTTCAGGAACAGCTAAGGGAGTAGTAATTGCTACGGGGCGATTTACCTATGAGCAAATTTCCCTGATTAAAGAACGTTCATTTTCGGCTGTCCATGTAGAACTGCGCCAACTACGACAAGTGTGGTTATGCCTATTGGGATTAGTGACACTGATTGCGATCGCCTTTGCATGGCAACGCGGAATCGTCATTAATGCGATGACTGCTGCTGCCCTGATTGTGAGTACCTATCCGCAAAATCTGCTCCGCATCGCCACACAGGTGCAACTATTAGGAATGCGGGATCTTGCTAAACAGCGCATTTGGGCAAGATTTCCATCGGTTTTAGATGGTCTAGCCAGAGTAACGACAATTGTGCCAATTCTAGAATCAGATGTGGTGCTAAGCTTTGATAATTTGCGGCGAGCAGGGATTGAGTGGCGGGGACTGCTTAGAACTTCTGAAGAAGATGCTCAAGCCTTTAGCGAAGTAATTGGCATTGATATCCATAGTTACTTTGATGCACCGCAAGAGAAAATTCGGCAATGGCAAGGCGATCCGCCAAAAACAAGGGATGCTGTTGCGGTAATTGGCAGTGATATTGAAGATATTCCCCTCTTGCGCTTAGCGGATGTGGGAATTTGCGATCGCACCTGCCGCAAGGAACTACAGGATAGCTCTGGGCTGATTTTGCCTAAAGAAGACTTCCATTATTTACCGATCGCAATTCTCGAAGGACGCGCTATCTTTGACCGCTTACAACGGACGGCTCTACTTACTGCTTCGAGTTCCTTTACCTTAGCTGTACTGACGCTGATGGATACCGCCGCAGGTTTCTCCATCCCCCCATTGCAATTAATCTGGGTCGGCGCGATCGCTACTCCGATTGTTGCATTTCCTCTAGTATTAGAGCCTACCCACGAGAGTCTCCTATTCCAGCCAGCACGGCGTTTTCAAACCATGCTCCGCCCTAGCAATTATCTACGGATTTTGCTAGCGGTCTCTGCAACGATCACTGCCATTGCTGTAGTCTTTTGGTTGAAATATCAAGGGCAAGCTGCCATGTTTTCACAGGCAAGATCGATGGCATTTATCACACTTGCCTTCAGTCCAGTGTTCCATGCCTGTGCGATCGCTCGCCATAGCATTTTGAGCAATTTGCCACTGTTGCTAGGTATATCCTTTGTTGCGGTTTGCCAAGTGATGTTTGTGCAACTGCCTTGGTTTGGTGACATGATGTCAACTGTACCTCTAAGTGGCGTTGAATGGGCGATCGCCATTCTGAGTGCTACTGCGGTTTTCTGGGTACAGGAACTAATCAAAACTGGCTAA
- a CDS encoding transporter substrate-binding domain-containing protein has product MSLMPKHLPKNSLTTAKIYKKVPLRQLRQWCFFASLTIALLSGCQNQSTPTPSATSTPTAKPTAAIAKEPEGILERVKARGKVICGVNGKLPGFSYVDDKGVWSGLDVDYCRAIAAAVLGDAKAVDFRPLLAKDRFTSVQNGEVDILMRNTTRTLTRDVTPNISFAPTTFFDGQGVMIRIGAKPNAPNSSSSSSPSSSPSPSTTSTDSTTTSPTPTSTPTSDKASKFDSKDSKSDKQAKSNEDNTPSLKEVTGKKVCVETGINATNLESSMKEASIDMESMILPDMDSVLNAYAKGDCDAISSEKSQLAAWRSKLPRPADHKILDVSFSKEPLSPVIVGNDKRWRDVVTWVVYATFYAEELGISMDNYNIFKETKNPEVSRFLGTSDSLGIELGLAPDWTTQILKQVGNYSDIYSRNLSPLDIPRGINRTWKQGGLLYSMPFR; this is encoded by the coding sequence ATGAGCTTAATGCCCAAGCATTTGCCTAAAAACTCTTTAACAACTGCCAAGATTTATAAAAAAGTACCTCTACGCCAGCTGCGTCAATGGTGCTTTTTTGCGAGCTTAACGATCGCACTCCTATCAGGGTGTCAGAACCAATCAACACCAACGCCCAGTGCGACATCGACTCCCACTGCCAAACCAACTGCGGCGATCGCTAAGGAACCTGAAGGCATTTTAGAGAGGGTGAAAGCCCGTGGCAAAGTGATCTGTGGTGTAAACGGCAAATTACCGGGGTTCAGCTATGTTGATGACAAAGGTGTTTGGAGTGGATTAGATGTAGACTATTGCAGAGCGATCGCGGCGGCTGTCTTGGGGGATGCTAAAGCCGTTGATTTTAGACCATTGCTAGCTAAGGATCGATTTACCTCTGTCCAAAATGGAGAAGTCGATATCTTAATGCGAAATACGACCCGCACATTAACCCGTGATGTCACTCCCAATATTTCCTTTGCACCCACAACTTTTTTTGATGGTCAGGGTGTAATGATAAGAATCGGTGCAAAACCTAATGCACCCAATAGTTCGTCCAGTAGCTCACCCAGTAGCTCACCTAGTCCAAGCACAACTTCTACTGATTCAACCACAACTTCCCCCACCCCTACCAGTACTCCCACTTCTGACAAGGCTAGTAAGTTCGACTCCAAGGATAGTAAATCCGATAAGCAGGCAAAATCTAATGAAGATAACACCCCATCGCTAAAGGAAGTAACTGGTAAAAAAGTCTGTGTGGAAACAGGCATCAATGCCACCAATCTTGAATCGTCGATGAAAGAAGCCAGCATTGATATGGAGTCGATGATTTTACCTGATATGGATAGTGTCTTGAATGCCTATGCCAAGGGTGACTGTGATGCAATCTCTTCGGAAAAATCGCAACTTGCTGCATGGAGGAGCAAGCTACCACGTCCTGCGGATCACAAAATTCTGGATGTCAGCTTTTCTAAGGAACCCCTAAGCCCTGTAATAGTCGGAAATGATAAACGCTGGCGCGATGTTGTAACTTGGGTCGTTTATGCCACCTTTTATGCTGAAGAATTGGGCATCAGCATGGACAACTACAATATTTTTAAAGAGACCAAAAATCCTGAAGTATCAAGATTTCTCGGTACATCCGACTCACTGGGCATTGAGTTAGGACTTGCTCCAGACTGGACAACTCAAATTCTCAAGCAAGTGGGCAACTACAGCGATATCTATAGTCGCAATCTTTCACCACTAGATATCCCTCGCGGTATAAATCGTACTTGGAAGCAAGGTGGTTTACTCTATTCGATGCCTTTTAGATAA